A window from Hemicordylus capensis ecotype Gifberg chromosome 2, rHemCap1.1.pri, whole genome shotgun sequence encodes these proteins:
- the LOC128343640 gene encoding putative uncharacterized protein C18orf15 yields the protein MHVCLCTCSCVCTCSCVSCVCARMCACVRVLVVLCICV from the exons ATGCATGTCTGCTTGTGCACATGttcgtgtgtgtgcacatgttcgtgtgtgagt tgtgtgtgcgcgcgtatgtgtgcgtgtgtgcgtgtgcttgtggttctgtgcatatgtgtg